From Pusillibacter faecalis, one genomic window encodes:
- a CDS encoding phosphoribosylglycinamide formyltransferase produces the protein MKSNIRNEIKAQIIRAGYTMQEVVDLLHDEYGWSDSVSNLSGKLQRGSLRYREAVELADVLGYDLVWQKRRD, from the coding sequence TTGAAATCAAATATCCGAAACGAAATCAAGGCGCAGATTATCCGCGCCGGTTACACCATGCAGGAAGTCGTTGATCTTCTGCATGACGAATATGGATGGAGTGACAGCGTATCCAATCTTTCCGGGAAATTACAGCGGGGGTCGCTGCGGTATCGGGAGGCCGTGGAGCTGGCCGATGTGCTGGGCTATGATCTGGTCTGGCAGAAACGGAGGGATTGA
- the mobV gene encoding MobV family relaxase: protein MEKAQYAIMRFAKHKGPEIGNIEAHNERTKEKYASNPDVDTSRSKYNFHLVKPPGKYRAESERQIAAAGCRTRKDSIRMIETLFTASPEFFKGKKRAEIRVFFEEALHFLEQHQSKETIISAVVHMDEKTPHMHLCFVPLTEDGRLSAKDILGNKKKLTWWQDEFWKHMVKKFPDLESGESASQTGRDHIPPRVFKEMTRLTKQKEKLGQLLTGINPFNAKSRAEEICKILDTYLPSVEKMDTLLRKYGVAFTKTASENKKLKTKNAELEESLASAQKVSALKQIEDFKLRRDYDSAVAILEQIPPEVLELYKHPHKKERETAYDR, encoded by the coding sequence ATGGAGAAAGCACAGTACGCGATTATGCGATTCGCAAAGCACAAGGGGCCTGAGATCGGTAATATTGAGGCCCACAACGAGCGCACAAAGGAGAAATACGCCAGCAATCCCGATGTGGACACCAGCCGAAGCAAGTACAACTTCCATCTGGTCAAACCGCCCGGCAAGTACCGGGCGGAATCGGAACGGCAGATTGCCGCTGCCGGATGCCGTACCCGGAAGGACAGTATCCGTATGATAGAGACGCTGTTCACAGCCAGCCCGGAGTTCTTTAAGGGAAAGAAACGGGCGGAAATTCGGGTGTTTTTCGAGGAAGCTCTGCACTTTCTGGAACAGCATCAGTCCAAAGAGACAATTATATCCGCCGTGGTGCATATGGACGAGAAAACGCCCCATATGCACCTTTGTTTTGTCCCGCTGACGGAAGATGGTAGGCTCAGCGCCAAAGATATTCTGGGCAACAAGAAGAAGCTGACCTGGTGGCAGGATGAGTTCTGGAAACACATGGTCAAGAAGTTCCCGGATTTGGAGAGCGGCGAGAGTGCCAGCCAGACCGGGCGTGACCACATTCCGCCCCGCGTCTTCAAGGAGATGACCAGGTTGACCAAACAGAAGGAAAAACTGGGGCAGTTGCTCACCGGAATCAATCCTTTCAATGCCAAAAGCCGGGCGGAGGAAATCTGCAAAATTCTGGACACCTATCTTCCCAGCGTGGAGAAGATGGATACACTGCTGCGGAAATATGGCGTAGCCTTCACGAAAACAGCATCCGAAAACAAAAAGCTGAAAACGAAAAATGCCGAGCTGGAAGAATCTCTTGCATCGGCGCAGAAAGTCAGTGCGTTGAAGCAAATCGAAGACTTCAAGCTGCGGCGCGACTATGACAGTGCCGTGGCGATTTTGGAACAGATACCGCCAGAAGTATTGGAACTTTATAAACACCCGCATAAAAAAGAAAGGGAAACTGCCTATGATCGATGA
- a CDS encoding metal-dependent transcriptional regulator: MNIHESAEDYLEAILILKERQGLVRSIDIVREKNFSKPSVSIAMKRLRENGYIEMDAEGYLSLLPSGMEIAQRIYTRHRLLSQFLQHLGVSEETAAADACKIEHDISVESFEKIVAYAKQAGLIDEAD; the protein is encoded by the coding sequence ATGAATATTCACGAATCCGCAGAAGATTATCTGGAGGCAATTCTGATTCTGAAAGAACGACAGGGCCTGGTGCGCTCCATTGATATTGTGCGGGAAAAGAACTTTTCAAAGCCCAGTGTCAGTATTGCCATGAAGCGTCTGCGGGAAAACGGCTATATCGAGATGGATGCCGAGGGATATCTCTCACTGCTGCCCTCCGGTATGGAGATTGCCCAGCGGATTTATACACGCCACCGGCTGCTCTCCCAGTTTTTGCAGCATCTTGGCGTCAGTGAGGAAACCGCCGCTGCGGACGCCTGCAAAATCGAGCATGACATTAGCGTGGAATCCTTTGAAAAAATTGTTGCCTATGCAAAACAGGCAGGATTGATTGACGAGGCAGACTGA
- a CDS encoding recombinase family protein: protein MQKEKIKVYTYTRVSTAMQVDGYSLDAQKAKMKAYADYNDYEIVGEYEDAGKSGKSIEGRAQFSQMMEDIKSGKDGVSYVLVFKLSRFGRNAADVLSSLQVMQDFGVNLVCVEDGIDSSKDAGKLMISVLSAVAEIERENIRVQTMEGRIQKAREGRWNGGFAPYGYQLVDGKLMINEEEAEAIRVIYDQYVHTDMGANGIAKYLENHGIRKIPRQNGKNPLFDAHLIRLILKNPVYCGKIAYGRRKMEKVRGTRNEYKLVEQDNYLLADGVHEPIVSEEVWQAAQVKLLAQAKRYEHVNRGKDEHVHLLSGIVKCPVCGAGMYGNKSIKHKADGTKYKDFYYYGCKHRTMIRGHKCDYKKQIREELLDDAVAEVIVKLVSNPKFAAMMQKKINMKVDTAAIDQEIANYEKQLRQHYSVKTKLAEEIDALDPDDRHYVRRKADLDDRLYRMYDKIEDTESLLIAARAKKQAIEAEKLTGDNIYKVLIYFEKLYGVMNEAERRQLIEALISEIQICPERQPNGQWLKSIKFRLPIIEEDMSISLDNEEQIETVLLLVRGPHNGA, encoded by the coding sequence ATGCAGAAAGAGAAGATAAAAGTTTACACCTATACCAGAGTCTCCACCGCTATGCAGGTGGACGGCTACTCACTGGATGCGCAGAAGGCCAAAATGAAGGCCTACGCCGACTACAATGACTATGAGATCGTCGGTGAATACGAGGATGCGGGAAAGTCCGGCAAATCCATTGAAGGGCGTGCGCAATTCAGTCAGATGATGGAGGACATCAAATCCGGCAAAGACGGCGTGTCTTATGTTCTGGTGTTCAAATTGTCCCGGTTTGGCAGAAATGCGGCGGATGTGCTTTCTTCCCTTCAGGTCATGCAGGATTTTGGTGTTAATCTGGTGTGTGTGGAGGATGGCATTGATTCTTCCAAAGATGCGGGCAAATTGATGATCTCCGTTCTGTCTGCCGTGGCGGAGATTGAACGCGAAAATATCCGTGTCCAAACCATGGAGGGCCGCATCCAAAAGGCAAGAGAGGGTCGCTGGAATGGCGGCTTTGCCCCCTATGGGTATCAGCTGGTGGATGGAAAACTGATGATCAACGAGGAAGAAGCAGAGGCAATTCGCGTCATCTATGACCAGTATGTGCATACGGATATGGGAGCAAACGGGATCGCAAAGTACCTGGAGAACCACGGTATCCGCAAGATTCCCCGGCAGAATGGGAAAAATCCCCTATTTGATGCACACCTGATCCGGCTGATTCTGAAAAATCCTGTGTATTGCGGCAAGATTGCCTATGGCCGCCGCAAGATGGAAAAAGTGCGTGGCACCAGAAATGAGTACAAGTTGGTGGAACAGGACAATTACCTGTTGGCTGATGGGGTGCATGAACCGATTGTTTCGGAAGAAGTTTGGCAGGCGGCGCAGGTAAAACTTCTGGCACAGGCAAAGAGATACGAGCACGTCAACCGCGGGAAAGACGAGCACGTACATCTTCTTTCCGGTATTGTAAAGTGCCCAGTCTGCGGGGCCGGAATGTATGGGAACAAAAGCATCAAGCACAAAGCGGACGGCACCAAGTACAAGGATTTTTATTATTACGGATGCAAGCATCGTACCATGATACGCGGGCATAAATGCGATTACAAAAAGCAAATTCGGGAAGAACTGCTGGACGATGCCGTGGCGGAGGTCATTGTAAAGCTGGTGAGCAATCCGAAGTTTGCTGCTATGATGCAGAAAAAGATCAACATGAAGGTGGATACTGCCGCCATTGACCAGGAGATTGCAAACTATGAGAAGCAGCTTCGTCAACACTATTCTGTAAAAACAAAGCTGGCAGAGGAAATTGACGCTCTCGACCCGGACGACCGGCACTATGTGCGGCGCAAGGCAGACCTTGATGACCGCCTTTACAGGATGTATGATAAGATTGAAGATACCGAATCTCTGCTGATTGCGGCCAGAGCCAAAAAGCAGGCCATTGAAGCGGAAAAGCTGACCGGCGACAATATCTATAAAGTGCTGATCTATTTCGAAAAACTGTACGGCGTGATGAATGAGGCGGAGCGGCGGCAGTTGATCGAGGCGTTGATCTCTGAAATTCAGATTTGCCCGGAACGGCAGCCCAATGGCCAGTGGCTCAAATCCATCAAATTTAGGTTGCCGATCATCGAGGAAGATATGAGTATCAGTTTGGACAACGAAGAGCAAATTGAGACGGTGCTTCTCCTTGTGCGGGGGCCCCATAACGGAGCCTAA
- a CDS encoding ferritin → MMDQTVSKLLNEQINKEFYSAYLYLDIANFYDDKGLDGFANWYEIQAKEEMDHAMLFYHYLHNNDEPVTLLAIDKPDKTFSTLMEPLEAALAHEKYVTSLINNIYAAAQKANDFRTTQFLDWFIKEQGEEEKNSSDQITKMRLYGDDARSLYMLNSELLSRTYAAPSLTL, encoded by the coding sequence ATGATGGATCAGACTGTTTCCAAGCTGCTGAATGAGCAGATCAACAAGGAATTCTATTCCGCCTATCTCTACCTGGACATTGCCAATTTTTATGATGACAAGGGGCTGGACGGCTTTGCCAACTGGTATGAAATCCAGGCCAAGGAAGAGATGGATCACGCCATGCTCTTCTATCATTATCTGCACAACAATGATGAACCGGTCACTCTCTTGGCCATTGACAAGCCGGACAAGACCTTCTCTACCCTGATGGAACCTCTGGAGGCAGCCCTAGCCCACGAGAAATACGTCACTTCTCTGATCAACAACATCTATGCCGCCGCCCAGAAGGCGAACGACTTCCGCACGACTCAGTTCCTGGACTGGTTTATCAAGGAACAGGGCGAGGAGGAAAAAAACTCCAGTGATCAGATCACCAAAATGCGTCTCTATGGCGACGACGCCAGAAGCCTTTATATGCTCAACAGCGAGCTGCTCAGCCGCACCTATGCCGCCCCTTCCCTGACGCTATAA
- a CDS encoding FeoA family protein, giving the protein MMPLSMAKVGETVTIRKITGKDQIRQHLAELGFVVESDVTVVSELGGNLILQVKDSRVALDRTMANRIMI; this is encoded by the coding sequence ATGATGCCATTGTCAATGGCTAAAGTGGGCGAAACTGTGACAATCCGAAAAATTACTGGCAAAGACCAAATTCGCCAACATCTGGCGGAGCTGGGATTCGTGGTGGAAAGCGATGTCACTGTCGTTTCAGAACTTGGAGGCAATCTGATCTTACAGGTGAAGGACAGCCGGGTGGCCCTGGACCGAACTATGGCAAACCGGATCATGATTTGA
- a CDS encoding aldose epimerase family protein, translating to MMYRIIPFGHHHEQEVPLIVLFNEQLSVELLPFGAAVRALWVPDRTGEQVDVVLGYDDLVSYETLDACLGGTIGRCANRIGGACFRLSGKEFRLSANEGGNHLHGGLTGFHQKLWRYACSESGVTFFLESPDGEEGYPGTLRAEVAYSLEGGALVIDYQAVSDRDTLVNLTNHAYFNLAGHDGGPVSDHKLTLRADCYTPTGDGNIPTGEIAPVDSTPLDLRQGAVLGQRLDDPWLRASQGYDHNLVLSGEEGPAAVMYCPRTGIRMELETSLEGLQLYTAGFLSERQGKGGVLYGPRHAVCLETQHFPDAIHHPEFPSPVLQAGEVYRQRTVYRFSRC from the coding sequence ATGATGTATCGAATCATACCCTTTGGTCATCATCATGAGCAGGAGGTTCCGCTGATCGTCCTCTTCAACGAGCAGCTTTCCGTGGAGCTACTTCCCTTCGGCGCAGCGGTCCGAGCGCTGTGGGTGCCGGATCGGACCGGCGAGCAGGTTGACGTGGTCCTGGGCTACGATGACCTTGTGAGCTATGAAACCCTGGACGCCTGTCTGGGGGGCACCATCGGCCGGTGTGCCAACCGGATCGGCGGCGCCTGCTTCCGCTTGAGCGGTAAGGAGTTCCGCTTGAGCGCCAACGAGGGGGGCAATCATCTCCACGGCGGGCTGACGGGCTTCCATCAAAAGCTCTGGCGCTACGCCTGCTCTGAAAGCGGCGTGACCTTCTTCCTGGAGTCCCCGGACGGGGAGGAGGGTTATCCCGGCACGCTACGGGCGGAGGTCGCATACAGCCTGGAGGGCGGTGCGCTGGTCATCGACTACCAGGCTGTCTCTGACCGAGACACGTTGGTGAATCTCACCAACCACGCCTATTTCAACCTGGCGGGGCACGATGGCGGGCCGGTTTCGGACCACAAGCTGACCCTGCGCGCCGACTGCTACACCCCCACAGGGGACGGAAACATCCCCACCGGAGAGATCGCCCCGGTAGATAGCACCCCCTTGGACCTGCGCCAAGGCGCCGTCTTGGGCCAGCGGCTGGACGATCCCTGGCTCCGCGCCAGCCAGGGGTATGATCACAACCTGGTCCTCTCCGGAGAGGAAGGCCCGGCAGCGGTAATGTACTGTCCCCGCACTGGCATCCGGATGGAACTGGAAACCTCTTTGGAGGGCTTACAGCTCTATACCGCCGGTTTTTTGTCGGAGCGGCAGGGTAAGGGGGGTGTGCTCTACGGTCCACGGCACGCCGTCTGTCTAGAGACCCAGCACTTTCCTGACGCCATCCACCATCCAGAGTTTCCATCCCCTGTTCTGCAGGCGGGAGAGGTCTACCGCCAACGGACTGTTTATCGATTTTCCCGCTGCTGA
- a CDS encoding FeoB-associated Cys-rich membrane protein — translation MFGNIVVILALVAAVTLAVRSLWNSHRNGGGCGGDCSNCGSCGGCRSK, via the coding sequence ATGTTTGGAAATATTGTTGTCATTTTGGCGCTGGTTGCCGCTGTGACTCTGGCCGTCCGCTCTTTGTGGAATTCCCACAGGAATGGCGGAGGCTGCGGTGGAGACTGCTCCAACTGCGGCAGCTGCGGGGGCTGCCGCAGCAAATAA
- a CDS encoding metal-dependent transcriptional regulator: MMELTQTHLRYLLAIYDLAQTTPGVSAGDVSKVLAVSKPSVTRMMGLLMERGLLVRERYGKVFLTDAGVLAARDYQGRMERLRELIPKMGLSLSEEELADTAYLLAAALPEHATSAK, encoded by the coding sequence ATGATGGAGCTGACGCAAACACATCTGCGCTATCTGCTGGCGATTTATGATCTGGCACAGACTACTCCGGGAGTGAGCGCCGGGGATGTGTCCAAGGTCCTGGCTGTATCGAAACCATCTGTCACACGGATGATGGGGCTGCTCATGGAAAGGGGACTGCTGGTTCGGGAGCGGTATGGCAAGGTTTTTTTGACAGATGCCGGCGTCCTGGCCGCCCGTGATTATCAGGGAAGAATGGAACGGCTGCGGGAGCTGATTCCCAAGATGGGATTGTCCCTGAGCGAAGAGGAACTGGCAGACACGGCCTATCTCCTGGCAGCGGCGCTTCCGGAGCATGCCACCAGTGCGAAATAG
- a CDS encoding flavodoxin, which translates to MNKVAIVYWSGTGNTKIMAECIAEGVKAAGAEVELLNPTEFSDARWREFGVVAFGCPAMGAEQLEEEEVEPMFEGLTGTLSGKKIALFGSYGWGDGQWMRDWCARCDDAGANLYDAEGLMAHETPDDAAQEACRELGRKLAAW; encoded by the coding sequence ATGAACAAAGTAGCAATCGTTTATTGGAGCGGCACCGGCAATACAAAAATCATGGCCGAGTGCATTGCGGAAGGCGTGAAGGCAGCCGGCGCAGAAGTGGAACTGCTTAATCCCACAGAATTTTCAGACGCCCGGTGGCGGGAGTTCGGCGTGGTGGCCTTTGGTTGTCCAGCCATGGGTGCTGAACAGCTGGAAGAAGAGGAAGTAGAGCCGATGTTTGAGGGCTTGACAGGGACGTTAAGCGGCAAGAAGATCGCTCTCTTTGGTTCTTACGGCTGGGGTGACGGCCAGTGGATGCGCGATTGGTGTGCCCGCTGCGACGACGCCGGTGCAAACCTCTATGATGCAGAAGGCCTTATGGCACACGAAACGCCTGACGATGCAGCCCAAGAAGCTTGCCGGGAACTGGGTCGAAAGCTGGCTGCCTGGTAA
- a CDS encoding FeoA family protein → MKTLKDAKVGESVTVSKLHGEGPVKRRIMDMGITKGVEIYVRKVAPLGDPMELNVRGYELSIRKGDAEMIEVV, encoded by the coding sequence ATGAAGACTTTGAAAGATGCCAAGGTTGGAGAGAGCGTCACTGTATCCAAGCTCCATGGCGAGGGACCTGTGAAGCGCCGCATTATGGACATGGGAATCACTAAGGGGGTGGAGATCTACGTCCGGAAGGTGGCGCCCCTGGGTGACCCCATGGAGCTGAATGTCCGTGGGTATGAGTTGTCTATCCGAAAGGGCGACGCGGAAATGATTGAGGTTGTTTGA
- the feoB gene encoding ferrous iron transport protein B: MDMKIALAGNPNCGKTTLFNALTGSNQYVGNWPGVTVEKKEGKLKGHKDVVIQDLPGIYSLSPYTLEEVVARNYLVGEKPDAILNIVDGTNIERNLYLTTQLIELGLPVVVAVNMIDLVRKNGDQIDLKKLGDALSCVVVEMSALKGEGGMAAAEKAVSLAKLHQAGELPHVFTGSVEHAIAHIEESIQGKVDDQYLRWYAIKVFERDEKVLEALKLNKDLAEHLEAHIADCEKELDDDAESIITNQRYTYINSIVTKAVRKKAPKGSLSVSDKIDRIVTNRILALPIFAGVMFLVYAIAMGGYPFSIGTMGTDWANDVLFGEWVPGLFDSILGALGVTEGWLYGLIQDGIVAGVGAVLGFVPQILVLCFLLALMEDVGYMARIAFVMDRIFRRFGLSGKSFIPLLVATGCGVPGILASRTIEQDRDRKMTIMTTGFIPCGAKLPIIGLFAGAVFGNSAWVSVSAFFIGIAAVVVSGIMLKKFKAFAGEPAPFVMELPAYHAPSIMNALRSMWDRGWAFIKRAGTVVLISSIVLWFLQSYGFVDGVFQAVEDNNHSLLAAIGNGIAWIFYPLGWMGDMAWKATVATFTGLIAKEEVVNTFGVLYNYAGEIDLMEDSSPIWALVAADFNALTTYSFMIFNLLCAPCFAAMGAIKREMNNWKWTLGAIGYMCGFAYVIAMIVYQIGGILTGVASFSIWTVVAVAALAGLLYLLFRKGYQPEGEIHHLTSVAAAATK, translated from the coding sequence ATGGACATGAAAATTGCACTGGCCGGCAATCCAAACTGCGGCAAAACAACGCTGTTCAATGCGCTGACTGGCTCCAATCAGTACGTGGGCAACTGGCCCGGCGTCACGGTGGAAAAGAAGGAGGGGAAGCTGAAGGGCCACAAGGACGTGGTGATTCAGGACCTACCCGGCATCTATTCCCTCTCTCCCTATACCCTGGAAGAGGTGGTGGCCCGGAATTATCTGGTGGGTGAAAAGCCAGACGCCATCTTGAATATTGTAGACGGCACCAATATTGAGCGGAACTTGTACTTAACCACCCAGTTGATCGAGCTGGGGCTGCCAGTCGTCGTGGCAGTCAATATGATCGACTTGGTGCGCAAGAACGGAGACCAGATCGACCTGAAGAAGCTGGGAGACGCCTTGAGCTGCGTGGTGGTGGAAATGTCGGCGCTGAAGGGCGAGGGCGGCATGGCTGCTGCGGAGAAGGCAGTTTCTCTTGCAAAGCTCCACCAGGCCGGTGAACTGCCCCATGTATTTACTGGAAGCGTGGAGCACGCCATTGCACATATTGAGGAGTCCATCCAGGGCAAGGTAGACGATCAGTATCTGCGCTGGTATGCCATCAAAGTTTTTGAACGGGATGAAAAGGTCCTGGAGGCTCTGAAGCTGAATAAGGACCTGGCGGAGCATCTGGAGGCACACATTGCTGACTGCGAAAAAGAGCTGGACGACGACGCCGAGTCCATCATCACCAACCAGCGCTATACATATATCAATAGCATTGTCACCAAAGCCGTGAGGAAGAAGGCTCCCAAGGGCAGTCTCTCTGTCTCCGACAAGATCGACCGGATCGTAACCAACCGGATTCTGGCCTTGCCGATTTTCGCGGGAGTCATGTTCCTAGTGTACGCCATCGCCATGGGCGGCTACCCCTTCTCTATCGGCACCATGGGTACCGACTGGGCCAACGACGTGCTCTTCGGTGAGTGGGTACCGGGGCTGTTTGACAGCATCCTGGGTGCCCTGGGCGTTACCGAGGGCTGGCTCTACGGCCTGATTCAGGACGGCATTGTGGCCGGTGTGGGCGCGGTGCTGGGCTTTGTACCCCAGATTCTGGTGCTCTGCTTCCTGTTGGCGCTCATGGAGGATGTGGGCTACATGGCCCGTATTGCGTTCGTCATGGATCGGATTTTCCGCCGCTTTGGACTCTCCGGCAAGAGCTTCATCCCCCTGCTGGTGGCCACCGGCTGCGGCGTGCCCGGCATCCTCGCCTCCCGGACCATTGAGCAGGATCGAGACCGGAAGATGACCATCATGACCACCGGCTTTATTCCCTGCGGCGCAAAGCTGCCTATCATTGGCCTCTTCGCGGGCGCCGTGTTTGGAAACTCCGCCTGGGTGTCCGTTTCCGCGTTCTTCATCGGCATCGCCGCAGTGGTGGTCTCCGGAATCATGCTCAAGAAGTTCAAGGCCTTTGCCGGTGAGCCCGCGCCCTTTGTTATGGAGCTGCCGGCTTATCACGCGCCCTCCATCATGAATGCCCTGCGCTCCATGTGGGACCGCGGCTGGGCCTTCATCAAGCGCGCGGGCACTGTGGTGCTTATCAGCTCCATCGTGCTCTGGTTCCTCCAGAGCTACGGCTTTGTAGACGGCGTGTTCCAGGCTGTGGAGGACAATAATCACTCCCTGTTGGCCGCCATCGGCAACGGCATCGCCTGGATTTTCTACCCACTGGGCTGGATGGGCGACATGGCATGGAAAGCAACCGTGGCCACCTTCACCGGCCTCATCGCAAAGGAGGAAGTGGTCAACACCTTCGGTGTGCTGTATAACTATGCGGGTGAGATCGACCTCATGGAGGACAGCTCTCCCATCTGGGCCCTGGTGGCTGCGGATTTCAACGCTCTGACCACCTATTCCTTCATGATCTTCAACCTGCTGTGCGCGCCCTGCTTTGCCGCCATGGGCGCCATCAAGCGGGAGATGAACAACTGGAAGTGGACTCTGGGCGCTATCGGCTACATGTGCGGCTTTGCGTATGTGATCGCCATGATCGTGTATCAGATCGGCGGCATCCTCACCGGCGTTGCCTCCTTCAGCATCTGGACAGTGGTTGCCGTGGCCGCGCTGGCCGGTCTGCTGTATCTGCTGTTCCGCAAGGGCTATCAGCCTGAGGGTGAGATTCATCACCTGACATCTGTGGCTGCCGCCGCGACGAAGTAA
- a CDS encoding virulence RhuM family protein yields MAEDKNRPDQGQGEIVIYQAEDGLTKVECRFVDETVWLTQQQMAELFHTSRSNIVEHIGHIYEEGELDETSTCRKFRQVRMEGNRQVSRELPFYNLDMIISLGYRVKSLIATQFRRWATERLKEYMIKGFTMDDERLKNLGGGNYWRELLERIRDIRSSEKVMYRQVLDLYATSVDYNPRSAESVAFFKMVQNKLHYAAHGHTAAEVIYERADADKPFMGLTTFSGDFPTAKDIGIAKNYLTEEELRVLNQMVSGYFDFAEVQAIRHRPMYMSDYVEQLDNILRATGEEVLTHAGKISHAQAMEKAKAEYKRYQAQTLSPVEEEYLKTIKQLVKTAKTETEKQDGTSDPS; encoded by the coding sequence ATGGCGGAAGACAAAAATAGACCAGATCAGGGCCAGGGTGAGATTGTAATTTATCAGGCGGAAGATGGACTCACAAAGGTAGAATGCCGGTTTGTGGACGAAACCGTTTGGCTAACGCAGCAGCAGATGGCGGAGTTGTTCCATACGTCCAGGAGCAACATTGTCGAGCATATCGGCCACATCTATGAAGAAGGCGAACTGGATGAGACTTCAACCTGTCGGAAATTCCGACAGGTTCGAATGGAAGGTAACCGGCAAGTATCCAGAGAGCTGCCTTTCTATAATCTGGACATGATCATTTCTTTAGGGTACAGAGTAAAATCCTTGATTGCCACCCAGTTTCGCCGGTGGGCCACGGAGCGCCTGAAAGAATATATGATCAAGGGCTTCACGATGGACGATGAGCGCCTAAAAAATTTGGGCGGTGGCAACTATTGGCGCGAACTGCTGGAACGGATTCGGGACATTCGTTCTTCGGAAAAAGTCATGTATCGTCAGGTGTTGGACTTGTACGCCACCAGCGTGGACTATAACCCCAGAAGTGCGGAATCTGTTGCGTTTTTCAAAATGGTGCAGAATAAGCTCCATTATGCGGCGCACGGACATACGGCTGCAGAAGTGATCTATGAGCGGGCCGATGCGGATAAGCCGTTTATGGGGCTTACCACCTTTTCCGGCGATTTCCCCACGGCAAAAGATATTGGGATTGCCAAGAATTATCTGACGGAGGAAGAACTTCGGGTTCTGAATCAAATGGTATCCGGTTATTTTGACTTTGCCGAGGTGCAGGCCATCCGCCACCGGCCCATGTATATGAGCGATTATGTGGAGCAGCTGGACAATATTCTTCGGGCGACCGGTGAAGAAGTGCTGACCCATGCAGGGAAAATCAGTCATGCACAGGCGATGGAAAAAGCAAAAGCGGAATATAAACGCTATCAGGCACAAACTCTTTCCCCTGTGGAGGAAGAATATCTGAAGACCATCAAACAGTTGGTAAAAACGGCTAAGACAGAGACGGAAAAGCAGGATGGTACTTCTGATCCAAGTTAA